One genomic region from Firmicutes bacterium HGW-Firmicutes-1 encodes:
- a CDS encoding recombinase family protein: MERLKNITVIPPDPKYDAHIRIENKTLNVAAYCRVSTRFEQQENSYEAQIAYYTKKIGMNKSWSCAGIYADEGKAATGTKFRDSFNDMIEDCYAGKIDLILTKSISRFARNTVDCLRIIRELKDRQIRILFEKENIDTMDNAGELLVTILSSQAQEESRNLSENTRWGIIRKFEQGIVQVNHKKFMGYTKNEDEKLIIIPEEAAVVKRIFELYLQGLGAYKIARALECDGIRTTTGKEKWHHETIYKMLQCEKYMGDAILQKTYTIDFLTKKKVVNNGYVKKYYVRNSHEAIISKEQFYLVQEEMKRRSCANERSTRKRYSSAYPLSGLIVCGKCNGIYTRVTWQKKNNKVYVWRCRERLKTRAIHCKQSATVRESGMIRLLIEVFNTIIKTGPAEATVYLIKTKAALSVNIEEKGVFEEVDITKQLLNTVIDRIVVGDKKTATVHFKSGLIMEKTLS, translated from the coding sequence ATGGAAAGATTAAAAAATATTACAGTTATTCCGCCAGATCCAAAGTATGATGCTCATATTAGGATTGAGAACAAGACATTAAATGTAGCAGCATACTGCAGGGTCAGTACTAGATTTGAGCAACAGGAAAACAGCTATGAAGCTCAAATAGCTTACTACACAAAAAAAATCGGAATGAACAAAAGTTGGAGCTGTGCGGGTATCTATGCTGATGAAGGTAAGGCAGCCACTGGTACGAAATTCCGTGATAGCTTCAATGATATGATTGAGGACTGTTATGCTGGCAAGATTGATCTGATTCTTACAAAATCGATAAGTCGGTTTGCTAGGAATACGGTGGATTGCTTAAGGATTATTCGAGAGTTAAAAGACAGGCAAATTCGAATTCTATTTGAAAAAGAGAACATAGATACGATGGACAATGCCGGTGAGTTACTAGTCACCATCTTGAGTAGCCAAGCACAAGAAGAAAGCCGAAACTTGAGTGAAAACACAAGATGGGGAATTATTCGGAAATTTGAGCAGGGTATTGTTCAGGTCAATCACAAGAAATTTATGGGTTACACAAAAAATGAAGATGAGAAGCTAATCATTATTCCAGAAGAAGCTGCAGTTGTTAAACGAATATTTGAACTTTATCTGCAGGGGCTTGGGGCATATAAAATAGCGAGAGCACTTGAATGTGATGGAATAAGGACAACGACAGGTAAAGAAAAATGGCATCACGAGACGATATACAAAATGCTTCAATGTGAAAAATACATGGGAGATGCTATTCTGCAAAAGACCTATACAATCGACTTTTTAACAAAGAAGAAGGTCGTTAATAACGGTTATGTGAAGAAGTACTACGTTAGAAATAGTCATGAAGCAATTATCAGCAAAGAGCAGTTCTATCTCGTTCAAGAAGAAATGAAACGAAGAAGCTGTGCCAACGAAAGAAGCACTCGAAAACGATATAGCTCAGCCTATCCACTAAGTGGGCTTATCGTCTGTGGCAAATGTAATGGCATCTATACTAGAGTGACATGGCAGAAGAAAAATAACAAAGTCTATGTCTGGAGATGCCGAGAAAGGTTGAAAACTCGAGCTATTCATTGTAAACAGTCAGCAACAGTACGAGAATCAGGAATGATAAGGTTATTGATTGAGGTATTTAATACAATTATAAAAACTGGTCCTGCTGAGGCGACAGTGTACCTAATCAAAACAAAGGCAGCCCTTAGTGTAAACATTGAAGAAAAAGGCGTATTTGAAGAAGTCGATATAACAAAGCAATTACTGAATACGGTGATTGATAGGATTGTGGTTGGTGATAAAAAAACTGCAACAGTTCACTTTAAATCTGGATTAATAATGGAAAAGACTTTATCATGA